ATAGGAAAGAGTCGGGACTTCATTGTAGAAATGTgttctttgaaaatgaaagtgtgTCTTATAGCAGATGCTGTACAATTTTGCAATGCACATATTTGATTGGGAAATACATCCATGACTGAAGATGTGATGGACTGCATGGCTGCACAGTAATTTGATTTAACCTGGTGATTTTATGGATATACGCTCAGCAGCAATGCTTGCTGACAATAGATTGGATTGATTCAGAATTAATAAGACCATACATTTCCATGAGGTACTGAAAGATCATCTTTGATAAGATGCTAGTGTCAAGGTCATATAGACCACTCTGTGATTTGCCAGGCAATTCAAACAGTATCTTTTGGATTCTACACTGTATTTTCTGCACCTGTGTCACCAAGGTAACCCGCAGCAGACATAACGAAACGCAATTGTCAATCTGTAAGACTTTTATGGTTTCACTCTGCACTGAAATACACCTACCTAAGTAAATTAATCAAAAATTTCCAGTTTGTATATAAAGCATAACATCTTGTAGGATTTAGCATTTGTTTCAGCCGGAATCCCATCATCGTAACCGCCATCTTGTAATTCATGTGATAAAGCATCTAAATATATAATGTACTGTTGTGTAAATTGGACGTTTTCAATGAAATGCCAAACTGTAAATCCACTAATTACTGGTAATAATATTATGTAAGCTCACTTTCTCAGAAATGAGACTTAAAATGCCAAAAGTGACATGCCTCAAATATCTAGCATGATCTTTACAGGCAGTCAACCAACTGTTTCTCTAATTTAGATGTATACAAGATACGTCGCCAGGTAAAATTGGCAATGTATTGAATTTGGTTGAGTTTCatgtagaaaacaaaaaagaatatTTCAGGTGTAAAGTAAAATTTGACAGGAAAAATTTATGGGAAGAAGCGCAATACTTGATTGAGATTCAACAATATTACTGTTGTTATGTTACAAGGACAAGAGTATATTGCAGTTTTATTCATTCTTTAAGTATCTTATAGCACCCAGCAAAGTACTTATATGCGGCTTTGTCCACCAAAGGTTTGGAAGTGCTGTTTGTCAGAATCTTGTATTACTACTGGTGTTTGCTGTCGATATGTTTCCAGGGTTCAGACGTCAAATTTTCTCAGTAATACAGTCCATAGTAACATGCTGAAGACTGGAGAATTCATGTCATCCATGAATGACCATATTTCAGGGATCATTGTCAGTTATGGTCAGATCATTGTCAGGTATGGTCATGGTCATCAGATCACAgtcattcatggtcaaaatatGATTGATCATGGTTGACCATGAAAGGATGTGTAATCATGGTCAATGTCAAATCAGGGGATGTTACCACAATGATTGAAGGAAGAAATTGCACTGACATGCATATGCAAATGTACAAACACATATATAGAAAAAAGAAAGGTCAATTTTCAATCAGGCACTTGTAGTCTTTCTAACTatggtcatttttgttttgtttgtaggTGCTACAATTGTGGGGAGATGGGGCACCATGCTAAGAACTGTTCATTACCTCCACAGAAAAAGAAATGTCACCAGTGTGGCTCGGAAGATCACCTGGTGGCTGACTGTCCACTGAAGGaggacaaaaagaaaaaatctaAAGCCAAACCTAATGGCAATAGTACAGAAAATCAGGGACATTCAGAACATCAAGATGAAAGATCCCAGGGAGCTAGTGCTGCAGAAGGGACACCGTCACCCACAACAAATGGACATAGTACTCCACCATCGACATAACGTCACCTGATCGGTCTATTTTTTCCCCTCCTGTTATTACTATCTATCCACCCATCCATTTGTTTCCACATCTACAACACTCATCAaaagtttttttcatgtttaatgtGGACTCTTCAACGTCCAGTGTGTCCCATTACTCAGCTGCTCTCCTCATACCACAACTATGTCTCTGATAGCATCGATGTGATTCATCAAAAATGCAAACTAAACGATCCATAGCAACCAATTAGCAAGTACTCATCAACACATCCATGACTTAGCAGCTGACCTTGGACCAACATTGTTACTGTCCTGTGAAAGGTCAACACAAGGTCAACAAAGGTCATCTTTCAACCAATCCACTTCGCTCACCAAGCCTGAAGTCTAATTATTTATGAATCAGATGACAGCAGCGTGCTGCGAACCATGGCTATACTTTTTTCTACAGACATTTCATTAGTTTAGATGTCATGGGCTTGTGTCCCTTTCCTGTTGTGTTTAATATTTTCTTACTGTCAGCTGTTCTAAATGAGATCTCACCAAGAGATAAACCATTGAAATCTCAGGGCCCACCATGGTgtaatacacacatacacacctaATCATCACCCTGTCCCATCCTAACAGTCTCAAACAAGTTGATAGtatgtaaattttttgaaattttgttattgttgttgcaaTTAGAACTTATATCTAGAGACTTGGTAACCTGTTATTTTTCAACCGTAAGTTATTCTTCATGCTAAATATCCTTAACCTACAGAGATTTTTGAAGTTATTTAAAGAAAAAACTGacaaattttaacaaaagttttgatttttaaatgcatcaggtGCTGCAGTTTTCATTAGCGTGTCATATTCCATAGAGGTCTGTCATGTATATGGAcgccccccctgccaaccaaaCAGATTCAGCAgtgaaatgttttgtgatatatgGTGCTAGAAACAAGTTACCTATACAATTCATTTTTTCCTAATACCTCCATCTTCGTGAAAAATACATATTCTGACCACAGAAATCTTGTTATTTAAGGATAACAAAGTTTGAAACAACTAAATTTTTCTTATGTGCATATCATGTTGAAGATATGATCTTTTTCATAAGAGATCTCTTGAATGtctcaaatttgcagtaacatgtACTTGAGTTATGACATGTTTAAGGATAAACATGCTACTTGATAGTTTCTGTATGAACATATGCAGACTTAGGAAAATAATATGGAATAAATCCCAGCTTCCAACCTTCAGGTGACACTTTTGAGATTGAACCACAGCACTCACAACATTTGTGCTGAAGTAAATTATGAAAGCCAACTTATTTAATGTGTGCTGATTAACACAAATTGATTATTTaggtttcaaactttgcacaagttttCAACTGTTTATTTCCAAagatgtatttcagtctattcCATCTTGCCCAGTCACTGCCAAGCATGAAAATTACTGCCAACTCATTGTGGACATCACGCAATATGACATCACAGGGCCTTTATGTTTTTCAACTTGCTTTTCTCTGATTGGTTCATCGTTAACTACTTTGCAATTATTCACCAATCAAACATAGTGACTGATTCaagacaaatacatgtatccaGTCCTAAAGGCACTTGTCCAAGCCAAAGATTACCTCAGCTGTTTAAATTGTATTTCAGAAAACCAAACATATTAATATGTTGGTCGT
This genomic window from Ptychodera flava strain L36383 chromosome 10, AS_Pfla_20210202, whole genome shotgun sequence contains:
- the LOC139142777 gene encoding protein lin-28 homolog isoform X5 — encoded protein: MTKGRGKCKWFNVAKGYGFITVEDGTKDIFVHQSVIKMGGFRSLGEGEPVEFKYKKSQKGWEALTVTGPEGADCQGSKRRPRPKYRRRVNRCYNCGEMGHHAKNCSLPPQKKKCHQCGSEDHLVADCPLKEDKKKKSKAKPNGNSTENQGHSEHQDERSQGASAAEGTPSPTTNGHSTPPST